The nucleotide window ACCACTTCTGCGCGGGTGCGATTTAATTTACGTAACATGTCGATGCGTTGGTTGCGTGTGATCGTAAAAATCCACGTGGGAACCGACGCGAGCGATTCAGAATATTTTCCGGCGTTACGCCATACACTGGTCATCACTTCTTGTACCAGGGCTTCTGCATGTTGGCTGAAACCCTGATTGACCGCGTAGGCTTTAATGCGCGGTGCAAAATATTGATAGATCTGACGGAATGCCGCCTTGTCATCGCTCTCGGCGACGCGTGCCAAGAGTGCTCCCCAGTTGGGTGCATCGCTGTGGGCGGTAGAGTCATTCATCGACACGGCCTTGGTTGTTGTCATGTGAAGTCTCATTATCGCTTACCGTTAGGATTTATGTAGCTTTTTGCTCATAGTCAATACGCTTTGCCTCAACTGCCAGATCATTCCTGCTACTACTCCATTTGAACTTTTTCACATTTGGCCAACTTTCCTGGATTTTTAGTTTGTAAATTGATCGTTAAAAAAATCCCTCGCGTAAATCAACTCGCTAATGCTGCCCTGCACTTGCAAACCAAGTGCAGGGATTCCCTTTGATAACACATTAACAAGCTGCTGAGTTGATCAGTAGGAGGGTAAGGAAATGAAGCTAATGAAAGGCTTTTTGCTCGTGCTACTAAGCATATTCATGGTCGCCTGTGGTGGCGATGATGATAAAGATAAAGTGAGTATTTCGATCAACCCCGCTACCGCCACCATAAAGGCGGGTGCAACTCAAAGTTTCACTGCCAGTGTGACCGGCACCAAAAACACAGCGGTATCCTGGTCGGTGGTTGAAGCTAACGGCGGTAGTGTGACTTCAGCGGGTGTTTACACCGCACCTGCAGCAGCCGGTACTTATCATGTCACTGCAACCAGTGTTGCGGACAAGAAAAAAAGTGCGACTGCAACTGTCACCGTGACACCGTTGGAAAAAACCATGGTGCGCGTGTTCCATGCATCGCCCGATGCTCCCAAAGTGAATTTGTGGGTGAACGACGCGGTGGTGGCTTCTGCGTTGGATTACCAAAAATCAACTGGTTATTTGACGCTTGATGAAGGTACTTACAAGGTTGCTGTGGAAGGCATTATCCCTGGCGGTAATGCTGTGGTTATCGGCCCTGTGAATTTGTCCTTGGCGGGTAAAACAGATTACGACGTGATCGCAGTCAACAGCGTTAGCGCTATTGAACCTCTGGTGCTGAGCGATACCGGCAGTTTGAGCGATAACACCAAAGTGCGTGTGCGTGTTGCGCACTTGGCTGCAGCTGCACCGGCGGTAAAAGTATTCGTTACTGCGCCCGGTGCTGACTTGGCTTCATCTGCAGCGCTTGGGACTTTTGCATTTAAAGAAACCCTGGGTGCGGTAGAAGTAGCGGCGGGCGATTATCAAATCCGCGTGACTCTGGAAGACAACACTGTGGTGTTCGATTCCGGCACTGTAACCCTTGCCGCGGGTAAAGACTTGTTGGTTGGTGCGGTGCCTAATGTTGGTACTGGTTCATCACCCATCCAACTGGCGGTACTGGATGGTGATGCTGTGGCAATGATCAGCGACAAGAGCGCTGGTGCTGATTTGCGTGTCGTGCACAACTCTGCAGATGCACCTGCGGTTGATGTGACCGCGAACAATGGTGCAACTCCTGCAATTGCCAATTTGGCATTCCCTGAATCAACGGGTTATATCAATCTGCCAGCGGCCACTTACAACTTCAAAGTGACCCCTAACGCAGCAGCTGCTCCGGTGGTGATCAATGCCGATGTGCCACTTGCCAATGGTGCAGCCTATACCCTGATTGCAATGGGTTCATTGGCGACTATCGAGCCGGTATTGCTGACCGATGACAATCGCTCAGTTGCTACCGAAGCCAAAGTGCGTTTGGTGCATGGCTCTACCCTTGCGGGCAATGTTGATATTTATGTGACTGCCCCGGGTGCAGGTATTGCCAATGCAACACCGGCGTTCACTGCAGTTCCTTTCAAAGCGAGCACTGGTTATGTCAGCCTGGCAGCAGGTGACTATGATGTGGTGATCGCACCTGCCGGAACCAAAACCGAAGCCATCAAAGTGGATGTTGCGCTGGAAGCGGGTGGTGTTTATACCGCGATTGCCCGCGACGGTGCTGGCTTGACTGCCGCTTTGGGCGTTATTGGTCTGGATGGTCTTGCGCCCAACAAAACCCATGTGCGTGTATTCCACGCCTCTGCTGACGCGCCCAAAGTGAACCTGTGGGTGGATGGTGCTGTCGTGGCCTCCGGCCTTGATTACCAAAAATCGACTGGCTATCTGGAGTTGGATGCTGACACCTACAACGTTGCCGTTGAAGGCATTATCCCCACCGGCAATGCAGTAGTGATTGGCCCTGTGGATCTGGCACTGGAGCGCAATACCCGTTACGACGTGATCGCAGTCAACTCGGTTGCCAATATTGAGCCTTTGATCCTGACCGATATGGGCAAGCTCGCCAATGCTAACAACGTGCGTGTACGTGTCGCGCATTTGGCTGCCGCTGCGCCTGAAGTGAAAGTCCATGTGACCGCTCCTGGCGATGCCATCTCTGATGCAACCTCATTGGGTAGTTTCGCCTTCAAGGAAACCCTGGGCCCTGTGGAAGTGCCAGCCGGTACTTACCGCATCCGTGTGACCCTGCCTAATAACACTGTGGTGTTCGATTCCGGTTCAGTTGCGCTCACCAGCGGTAAAGACCTGCTGATTGGTGCTGTGCCTAACGTAGGTACTGGTTCATCGCCCATTCAATTGGCGGTGCTGGATGGTGCGAACGTAGCGGTATTGAGTGATGCAGCAGCCGGTGCCAAGTTGCGTGTAGTGCATGCATCAGCCAATGCCCCAGCGGTAGATGTAATTGCGAATGACGGTGCAACACCTGCTGTAAGTAATCTGGCGTTCCCGTCATTCACTAACTATCTGAACCTGCCTGCGGCTACCTACAACTTCAAAGTGGTACCCACTGGCACCACCACTCCGGTTGTTATCAATGCCAATGTTCCTCTGGCGAACGGCACTGAGTACACCTTGTTGGCAGTGGATGCGCTGGCGAACATCAAGCCACTGCTGTTAACTGACAACAACCGCAAAGTGGCGACTGAGGCGAAAGTGCGCTTGGTGCATGCATCAACTCTAGCGGGGAATGTGGACATCTATGTGGTGGCTGCAGGTGCTTCTATCGCTAATGCAACACCCGCATTCAGCAATGTGCCATTCCAGGCTGAAACAGGTTATGTATCGCTCGGGGCAGGTAATTACGATGTGATCATCACCCCAACCGGCACCAAAACTGAAGCGATCAAAGCCACGCTCACCTTCGCCAATGGCATGGTGTACACCGCCGTCGCGCGCGATGGTGCTAACCTGACCACACCTTTGTCTGTCATTGGTTTGGATGGATTAGCCCCTTGATTCTGACGGGCTCGCACTGAGCCCGTTATTCCGTTACCGATTCCCTCTTTTGCGCCCGGATACGTCCGGGCGTTTTTTATTTTCAGACTGGTATTTTGTTAATGGGCCGGGTTGCTGTTTTTATTTTTGTGTATTAGTGTAGTGATACACATAGATAAAAACAGGACGTTCCCATGAACCCATCCATTTCATTACAACACCTCCAGCGCGGTATTGGTGGTACCAGCATCCTTAATGGCCTTAATGTCGATGTTTATCCAGGCCAGGTTATCGCTTTGCTCGGTAAAAATGGCGCGGGCAAAACTACGTTGCTGGATACTATTTTGGGGTTTGGTTTTCCCTCGTTCGGCCAGGTCAAATTGTGGGGCGTGGATGCAACGGCTATTGCTGGCGATACCAAACAGCGCATCGGTTTTGTCCCGCAGCAGGATGAGTTGCTGCCGAGCCTTACCGTGGTTGAGCATCTCAACTTATTCAAAACGTTTCGCAGTAATTGGAATGATGCGCTGGTGAACCGTTTGCTCAATGAGTGGTTAATTCCATTGTCTACACCCGCGGGAAAAATGTCGGTAGGGCAGCGGCAAAAATTATCGATTCTATTGGCGATTGCGCACGAGCCGGAATTGCTCATTCTGGATGAACCTGTCGCGAGCCTTGACCCTCTGGCGCGCCGACAGTTTTTGCAGCAATTAGTGGATATTGCAGCTGACGAAAATCGCACCGTGATTTTTTCTACCCATATCGTCAGCGATGTGGAACGCGTCGCCAATCAGGTGTGGATGCTGCGCGACGGTAGCTTTTCGTATCAAGGTGAATTGGATGCGCTAAAAGAATCGGTCGCGCGTGTCAGTTTGGTTGCAGATGCGCCATTTCCAGAGAGTGTTAATTTGCCGCATTTGCTCACACAAAAAATTCACGGCAATCGCGCGCAGCTCACGTTTAAAGCTTGGGAGCCGGAGCGTGCCGAGCGGCTTGCGCAACAATTTTCAGCGCAAGTTGAAGTCGAGTATTTAGGTCTGGAAGATATTTTTCTGGAGATGAATACATGAGTGCGCCGTTGGTATTGCAACAATATTGGCAGCTGATACGAACACTCATGTTCCCATTGCGCGCAACGCGTTGGATGACTATCGGTTTTATGGGGTTGCTCGCACTGGGTGGTTTACTGCTATGGTGGTTTGACCAGCCGATTGTATTGATGATTGGCAGTGGTGCGCTTGTTGTGATCAGCATTCTGATTGGTGTGATGGTGCCGCCGCAAATGTTGTCGCTGGTTAGCAGCAAACAGCTGTCATGGATTCCCGGCTTGCGCAGTAAAACATTTTTCATTTTATTGTCGCTGTACAGCCTGATTGCATTAACTTCTGCGTTATTGTTTTCTTTTAAACCAAATGGGTATCCATTTTTAACCAGTATGGCTACCGCAATTACGCTGGTGGCAGTAATTGCTGCCGCAATGCTAATAACCAGTGTTTATTTTCAGGGGTTTCAGCCATTTATTTTTGCCTCTATTTGGCTGCTGTATTTCGCGGTAGAGCAGTTGGTACAAATTAATGCCCTTGTCTGCATTGCAGTGGGGTTGCTTGTGTGGGGCGCGCTCTATTGGTGGTGGTGCCGATGGATTCCCAAGAAATACCTTGTTAACTATATGACGTTATCGCCTGCAAAAATGCGTGAAATGCAGGAGCAAAAAGTGGGCGTGGTACAAGCGTTTAATTATTGGATGTCATCCACACCGAAAAGTCTGTGTGGAACCTTATTGATCGGCACCTCAGATGGATTAAAAGCGCAATTAAAATACGAATTGGGTCAGGTGATTGCGCTGTTGTTGATGGTGCTGCTGTGTTCATTTTTACTGCGCGGTATGACCGAGGCATTTTTTCTGAAGATGGCTCCAGTAATCATTTTTACGTTCATGTCCATGCGCAATGTACAGTTTCAGGTGCTGATTTATCGCAACCTGAATCGTGCCTGGATTTATTTTGACGGTTCGCGCATGCGTTTTTTTAATTACGTGGAAAGACAATATTTTCAGCATGTCGGCGTTGCCTATGGAGCTATGCTGTGCATTATCGTGGGCATAAATTTTGTGTTCGGTAATACCTTATCACTGTGTTTTCTAGCCACCATAGTAGTGATTAGTGGTTTATTTGCCGCACCACTATTTTATCTTGGTTGGATTATTTACCACAAAACAACTGCCAGCCTGAGTTGGTTGGGGTGGCTCTCTGGCATTATGGTTATCCTATTTATATTGCTGCTGACTTCGTTAAGTTTATTCTGGCAACCAGCCGCTGGTTTAGAATTGCAAAACAATTGGCGGCTGACTCTTGGAATGTTGATCGTATTGGTATGTATGCGTTACTGGGCAATGCGGGTGTGGAGTCGCATGAGTTTCTATCGGGTGAAAAATTAATGTTTACCCTTAACCCCCAATCCGGCATCCCCATCTATCGCCAGCTGGTAGAGCAAATTCGGCGCATGGTTGCCGGTGGTCAATTAAAAGCAGGCGATGAATTGCCTTCGGTGCGCGATCTTGCTGTTGAACATGCGGTAAATCCCATGACGATTTCCAAAGCCTACAGCCAATTGGAATTGGAAGGGGTACTGGTGCGCCAGCGCGGCAAGCCTATGCAAGTTGCCGCACAACAACACAGTGCCAATTCAGAGTATGCCCGCTTGCAGCATTTGCAGCCGCACATCGAACAATTGGTATTGGTTGCGAAGCAATTGGAAATTTCCGATAAAGTGTTGCTCGCCAGTTTGCGTGAGCAATTGGCGAAAAAATAATTCAATATTTCATAGGGATTTAGCGAATGAATATAAACAGGTTTGGCTCTGCGGCCTTGCTGCTACTGACAACACTTTATGGTTGCAGCCCCGCACCAGAGCATGCGGCAGGTAAAGCGGGGTTTATGAAAGCTTGCCCCGGTTTTGTGGAAACCGGGAAGCCGCCTTTGGTGTTTGGTGCCGAGTGCGGTGAGTTATCTGTTAAAGAAAATCCGGATGACCCTGCGAGCGCCGATATTCAATTATCGGTTCTGCGCTTACCGGCAATCAGTCCGGTGCCTAATACTGATCCATTGTTTTTAATTCAGGGTGGCCCCGGTGGTTCATCGATTGATATGGCGAACCAACTTCACGGATTTTTTGCCGATGTACGTAAAAATCGCGATCTGGTATTTGTGGATCAGCGCGGTACGGGTAAATCCAATCCATTGCGCTGCGAATCATTAAGTACAGATGACCAACTCTTGCCCGAGTCAGAACAACATCAAAAATATCTCAGCTTGTTAAAAAACTGTGCCGAAAAATACGCGGGGAGCAGCGGTTTTTATACCACGCCTTATGCAGCGCAGGATCTGGATTTAGTACGCAAGGCATTGGGTTACACGAGTATCAATCTCTGGGGTGGTTCTTATGGAACACGCGTCGCATTAGAGTACTCGCGCCGTTATCCGCAGCACGCACGCACGCTCATACTGGATGGTGTTGCACCGGTCAGCATTGCGCTGCCGAAATATTTTGCGCGCGACACCATGTTGGCATTGCACGCGGTGAATGATGAGTGTCTTGCGCAGCCGGATTGCGCTTCGGAATTTGGCAATATCGTGCAAAAAGCGGAATCCGTTTTTCAGTATTTGCAATCCATACAAGCTGACACAGGCGCTCTATCGATTTCATATGAACATCCACGCAATCAGCAAACCGAAACCCTGATGCTATCCCCGCGCACATTTTCATCACTGTTATTTATGTCGCTATATTCACGCGACCTGACCGTATTATTGCCACGTGCGATCAGTTATGCCGAACAAAAAGATTATCGTTTACTGGCTGCGCTTTCGGCATTGGCGAATGAGCAAATGCAACAAATGAATATCATGGAAGGTATGCGCTACAGCGTGATTTGCAACGAAGACTGGCCGCAAATATCCGCTGACGATATTGCCCAGAGCGCTCCATTTTTTGGGATGCACTTTGTAAAAGACATGCAGGCGATTTGTGAGTTTTGGCCCAAAGCAACACTGCCTGCTGATTATTGGGAACCAATAAAAAGTGAAGCGCCTGCACTGTTATTGTCTGGCAAGCATGATCCGGTTACGCCGGAATCCTGGGCAAAAGCGGTTGCTGAACACCTTCCCAATGCGCAGTTGCTGACAGCGAGCGGTGGCAATCATTCTATTTTTACTGAAGGTTGTATCCCGCAATTGATTGCACAGTTTATTGAACGCGCCTCCATGGAGGGTGTTAATAGCGAGTGTGTCAGCCACATCAAACCACTGCCGCTGGTGTTGGGAGCCAACCAGAAAAAATCAGCCAGCTCATCATCTGCAGGGAGCGAACAACCATGATCCGTGTTGAACATCTCAGTAAACATTTTGCGGCAAAAAAACTGTCTGGTTTTCAACTGCCGGTGTTTAAAAAATCGCATCAACCTGAAGTGATTACGGCATTGGATGATGTCAGTTTTACGTTGCGCGACGGTGAAATTACCGGTTTGTTGGGTTTGAATGGCGCAGGTAAATCGACATTGATGCGGTTGATTTACGGTTTGTTGCAGCCCAGTGCGGGCGATGTATGGGTGAATCATTTTCGGGTGAGCGATAACGCCAATGCGGCGCGCCAGCAATTAGGTGTGCTACCGGATGATACCGGATTGTATAAGCGTTTAACCGCGCGTGAAAACATTCGCTACTTTGGTGAATTGCAGGGAATGGCAGGGCAATCTTTGGAGCAAGCGATTGACCAGTTAATTGCATTGTTGGGAATGGAGTCTATCGCGGATAGGCGCGCGGAAGGGTTTTCATTGGGTGAGCGAATGAAAACCGCATTGGCGCGCGCGATTGTGCACCAGCCACAACATATTTTATTGGATGAGCCCACCAATGGTTTGGATGTGATTACCACCCGCGCGGTGCGGCGCTTGCTACATGAATTAAAACAGCAAGGGCGATGTGTGATTTTTTCCAGCCACTTGATGCATGAAGTCAGTGGTTTGTGCGACCGTATTATTGTGATTGCGCGCGGAAAAATTCTTGCCGATGGTTCATTGGCTGAAATATTGGAAGTAGGAAAATCCCATCAGTTAGAAGAGGCGTTTGTCAATCTGGTGCAACCGGAAGAGGAATATTCCCATGCGTGAATGGTTTATGAATATGCGGATCGTGTTGCGCAAAGAATGGTGCGATGCACTGCGCGATAGCAAGAGTTTGCGTATGGCGCTGTTGATGCCGGTGTACTTTGTGGGCGTTTTTGTTGCGTCATCGTTATTTATTATCCATATGTCAAACCAATCGCGCGCCACCACCAGTGAGCCGATTAAATTGGCTGTAGTTGGTGCAGAATTTTTGCCTCCCCTTATCGATTGGTTGCAAGAGCGCGGTGTCAAAGTAGACGCGGTGGATGACGATGCTTACCAACAAGTTGAGCGTGGTGATTTGGGTTATGCGTTGATTATTCCAAACGATGCACGTGAAAAATTTGCAACCGGTGAATCGATTGAGTTGGCATTGGTGTTCGATGCAACCAATAGCAAATTACAAGGCAGTTTGCATTTTGTGCGGCAACAAATCTGGAACTGGAATGCACGCATGGGCAGTTTGCGGTTGTTATCGCGCGGTATATCGCCGGGTATTACCAATCCGGTGTATATCCGCGATCTCAATATCGCCAGCGATGAAAAAATGGGATTCTTTGTGATGGCCAGTTTGCCCATGTTGTTAATTCTCACCGCATTTATTTCCAGTGTCGGTTTCAGCGCAGATATGACCGCAGGTGAGCGCGAGCGTCGCTCGTTGGAATCATTGCTGATCACACCGGCATCCTCTGCTGCATTGGCTATCGGCAAATGGTTCACCAGTTTTTCACTGACCTTATCCGTATTGTTGGTGGAAGTTGTATTGCTTGCAGTCGCGTTCGCTTACGTTCCATTTAAAGAGTTGGGCTTGCGCGTTGATGTGTCTGTGGTTGATCTTGCCTGTGTGTATGTGGTGTTGATATCGGTCGCGCTGCTGGCAACCGCGCTGCAATTTGTGATTTCACTTTTTGCGCGTAATTTTAAAGATGCCCAGACCTATATGGGGTTAATGGTGTTCCTGCCGATGGTGCCACTGTTTTATACAATGTTTAACCCAAGTGCGTATGAGGAATGGTTCCGTTGGGTGCCGGTGCTAAGCCAGCAGGTGTTGGTCAAAGATTTACTCTTGGGTGGTGATGTTGCGCCATTTCATTTTTTCCAAGCCTGGATTGTGGCAATACTGCTGGCGATACTATTTTTGTATTACACGGCAAGCCAATTGCGAAAGCCGAAAATTGTTTACGGTATTTAATCCGGTCTTTAAATAAAGCGCCTGATTAATAAACCGGTACAACATATCGCTAAAAAATACCTTTAAAAACATAACTTTAAAACATGCCAATTAAAAAGCGCAGACACCCTAAAATGTCTGCGCTTTTTTTATTGGTGTTTTTTAAGATGCATTGTTTTTTTGTTGTTAACTTTGTGGTGGTTGTGTGGCCTGAAAATGCGGATGCTGATTTGCATTCACATAAAATTGTTCCAGTGCGGGGTAAACCGAAAAATCCACTTGGTTGCGCAATTTTGCCCAGCCAATAAAACAAGCCAGGCGTATGTGCGCATCGGTGTAGGGCGCTGAATTTGGCAGTGGTAATTGGTTTAATTCCTTCAGTGTTGTATGGATGCGCGCCGCTTGCCGCTGCAGATAAGGAATGCCGCTAATATCAACGCCATCGCGTTTGATAAAAAATAAATTCACGGTGGCATCCATCAGCGTATTTACCAAACACAGCTCATCCAATTCTTTGGCTGTTTTGCAGTAATCTTGGCCAACCCGCTCGCGCAGGTATTTAATAATCGATGCAGAGTCCGTTAAAAAAATATCGCCATCCTGTAAAAACGGAACGCGTTGCGTGGGCGATTGTGCAGCACTGCCGGTCTGGTCTGTTTCAATAAATTCGCAAGCCAAACCGGTTTCCAGCAGGACTATGCGC belongs to Cellvibrio sp. pealriver and includes:
- a CDS encoding sigma-70 family RNA polymerase sigma factor, with amino-acid sequence MTTTKAVSMNDSTAHSDAPNWGALLARVAESDDKAAFRQIYQYFAPRIKAYAVNQGFSQHAEALVQEVMTSVWRNAGKYSESLASVPTWIFTITRNQRIDMLRKLNRTRAEVVIETEELWQIPTEDTTICSIQNLSTEKFVKSAIAHLPEEQMIALRKVYYEGKTHEEVAEELNIPLGTVKGRLRLSLQKLRVMFEAKEI
- a CDS encoding DUF4397 domain-containing protein, which encodes MKLMKGFLLVLLSIFMVACGGDDDKDKVSISINPATATIKAGATQSFTASVTGTKNTAVSWSVVEANGGSVTSAGVYTAPAAAGTYHVTATSVADKKKSATATVTVTPLEKTMVRVFHASPDAPKVNLWVNDAVVASALDYQKSTGYLTLDEGTYKVAVEGIIPGGNAVVIGPVNLSLAGKTDYDVIAVNSVSAIEPLVLSDTGSLSDNTKVRVRVAHLAAAAPAVKVFVTAPGADLASSAALGTFAFKETLGAVEVAAGDYQIRVTLEDNTVVFDSGTVTLAAGKDLLVGAVPNVGTGSSPIQLAVLDGDAVAMISDKSAGADLRVVHNSADAPAVDVTANNGATPAIANLAFPESTGYINLPAATYNFKVTPNAAAAPVVINADVPLANGAAYTLIAMGSLATIEPVLLTDDNRSVATEAKVRLVHGSTLAGNVDIYVTAPGAGIANATPAFTAVPFKASTGYVSLAAGDYDVVIAPAGTKTEAIKVDVALEAGGVYTAIARDGAGLTAALGVIGLDGLAPNKTHVRVFHASADAPKVNLWVDGAVVASGLDYQKSTGYLELDADTYNVAVEGIIPTGNAVVIGPVDLALERNTRYDVIAVNSVANIEPLILTDMGKLANANNVRVRVAHLAAAAPEVKVHVTAPGDAISDATSLGSFAFKETLGPVEVPAGTYRIRVTLPNNTVVFDSGSVALTSGKDLLIGAVPNVGTGSSPIQLAVLDGANVAVLSDAAAGAKLRVVHASANAPAVDVIANDGATPAVSNLAFPSFTNYLNLPAATYNFKVVPTGTTTPVVINANVPLANGTEYTLLAVDALANIKPLLLTDNNRKVATEAKVRLVHASTLAGNVDIYVVAAGASIANATPAFSNVPFQAETGYVSLGAGNYDVIITPTGTKTEAIKATLTFANGMVYTAVARDGANLTTPLSVIGLDGLAP
- a CDS encoding glutathione S-transferase family protein — protein: MKLYGSYTSPFVRHVRIVLLETGLACEFIETDQTGSAAQSPTQRVPFLQDGDIFLTDSASIIKYLRERVGQDYCKTAKELDELCLVNTLMDATVNLFFIKRDGVDISGIPYLQRQAARIHTTLKELNQLPLPNSAPYTDAHIRLACFIGWAKLRNQVDFSVYPALEQFYVNANQHPHFQATQPPQS
- a CDS encoding GntR family transcriptional regulator, coding for MFTLNPQSGIPIYRQLVEQIRRMVAGGQLKAGDELPSVRDLAVEHAVNPMTISKAYSQLELEGVLVRQRGKPMQVAAQQHSANSEYARLQHLQPHIEQLVLVAKQLEISDKVLLASLREQLAKK
- a CDS encoding ATP-binding cassette domain-containing protein, translating into MIRVEHLSKHFAAKKLSGFQLPVFKKSHQPEVITALDDVSFTLRDGEITGLLGLNGAGKSTLMRLIYGLLQPSAGDVWVNHFRVSDNANAARQQLGVLPDDTGLYKRLTARENIRYFGELQGMAGQSLEQAIDQLIALLGMESIADRRAEGFSLGERMKTALARAIVHQPQHILLDEPTNGLDVITTRAVRRLLHELKQQGRCVIFSSHLMHEVSGLCDRIIVIARGKILADGSLAEILEVGKSHQLEEAFVNLVQPEEEYSHA
- a CDS encoding ABC transporter ATP-binding protein: MNPSISLQHLQRGIGGTSILNGLNVDVYPGQVIALLGKNGAGKTTLLDTILGFGFPSFGQVKLWGVDATAIAGDTKQRIGFVPQQDELLPSLTVVEHLNLFKTFRSNWNDALVNRLLNEWLIPLSTPAGKMSVGQRQKLSILLAIAHEPELLILDEPVASLDPLARRQFLQQLVDIAADENRTVIFSTHIVSDVERVANQVWMLRDGSFSYQGELDALKESVARVSLVADAPFPESVNLPHLLTQKIHGNRAQLTFKAWEPERAERLAQQFSAQVEVEYLGLEDIFLEMNT
- a CDS encoding ABC transporter permease produces the protein MREWFMNMRIVLRKEWCDALRDSKSLRMALLMPVYFVGVFVASSLFIIHMSNQSRATTSEPIKLAVVGAEFLPPLIDWLQERGVKVDAVDDDAYQQVERGDLGYALIIPNDAREKFATGESIELALVFDATNSKLQGSLHFVRQQIWNWNARMGSLRLLSRGISPGITNPVYIRDLNIASDEKMGFFVMASLPMLLILTAFISSVGFSADMTAGERERRSLESLLITPASSAALAIGKWFTSFSLTLSVLLVEVVLLAVAFAYVPFKELGLRVDVSVVDLACVYVVLISVALLATALQFVISLFARNFKDAQTYMGLMVFLPMVPLFYTMFNPSAYEEWFRWVPVLSQQVLVKDLLLGGDVAPFHFFQAWIVAILLAILFLYYTASQLRKPKIVYGI
- a CDS encoding alpha/beta hydrolase; translated protein: MNINRFGSAALLLLTTLYGCSPAPEHAAGKAGFMKACPGFVETGKPPLVFGAECGELSVKENPDDPASADIQLSVLRLPAISPVPNTDPLFLIQGGPGGSSIDMANQLHGFFADVRKNRDLVFVDQRGTGKSNPLRCESLSTDDQLLPESEQHQKYLSLLKNCAEKYAGSSGFYTTPYAAQDLDLVRKALGYTSINLWGGSYGTRVALEYSRRYPQHARTLILDGVAPVSIALPKYFARDTMLALHAVNDECLAQPDCASEFGNIVQKAESVFQYLQSIQADTGALSISYEHPRNQQTETLMLSPRTFSSLLFMSLYSRDLTVLLPRAISYAEQKDYRLLAALSALANEQMQQMNIMEGMRYSVICNEDWPQISADDIAQSAPFFGMHFVKDMQAICEFWPKATLPADYWEPIKSEAPALLLSGKHDPVTPESWAKAVAEHLPNAQLLTASGGNHSIFTEGCIPQLIAQFIERASMEGVNSECVSHIKPLPLVLGANQKKSASSSSAGSEQP